A part of Terriglobales bacterium genomic DNA contains:
- a CDS encoding acyl-[ACP]--phospholipid O-acyltransferase — translation MTNAATSASQEMLRTDQDHHPSHPAGRRGFWALIITQFQGAYSSNVLQYLLLGMILGLGLGKAERDRLVPMVMGLFSAPFILFSMAGGFLADRFSKRQVTLATKFLELSAMGLATFGLAIHSIPIQLSALFLVGTQAALFGPSKYGMLPELLQHERLSWGNGVLELGTFLAIISGTVTGGVLSERLQGTEYYAGGLLMVLAVVGFCSSLGIAKLEPAAPAKKFQPNFLADLWGNIVRMRHDRALLLAVIGNTYFWFLGSLLISTILVYGSDILHIGPQRTAYLNTALSIGIGVGSLAAGYLSAGKIEYGLIPLGAVGMTVAGVALGLSHGSFAAIAALLAVLGFFAGFFAVPVNALIQHRPNADEKGGIIAAANLLSFVGIALSAGAYYVLTRIGGLDPHGVFLAAAAITLIGTIYVLTLLPEWFLRLVLWFITRTVYRVTVLGREKFPEKGGALLVSNHMSFVDALLLVAATDRPIRFLIFQDIYDMPLVKPWAKMGGAIPISPDLRPRDMIRSLRTASDAVRNGEIVCIFAEGQITRTGQLLPFRRGFERIMKGVEAPIIPVNLAGVWGSIFSFERGRFLWKMPRRIPYPVTVSFGDALPGTATAPEVRNAVQQLQTAAFEQSRKHTCTLDGAFVSSAHRHPLRFMMADGQTPKVRFLKALSGSILLARKLKQRWADQEMVGILLPPSVGGALVNYSASLLGRVPVNLNYTANNEVIASCAKQCNLKTVVTAKAFLERLPKMEVPGKTILLEDLTGTIGVIDKFVAIFFALLPYALLKMGLGAGKTNLDDLATVIFSSGSTGDPKGVMLTHYNIASNINQVSQVFPLGRKDKVLGILPFFHSFGFTATLWLPAVNGIGVVFHPNPLDARAISMLVGRYRVTFLIATPTFLQAYIRRCSPEHFGSLQYVLAGAEKLPERVALAFEDTFGIRPLEGYGCTECAPVVTVNGPDFRAAGFRQVAARRGTIGHPLPGVTVRIVDLESGEAVANGQSGLLMVKGPNVMRGYLGLPEKTTEVLRDGWYTTGDVASMGEDGFITITDRLSRFSKIGGEMVPHVKIEEKLQELASVTEQVFAVTSVPDERKGERIAVLHTLREDHLNSVLEQLSQADLPPLWKPKPTQFFFIEALPYLGTGKLDLRALKTLAEREQSVGIAR, via the coding sequence ATGGCGGGTGGATTCCTCGCAGATCGTTTCAGCAAGCGACAGGTGACGCTGGCGACGAAATTTCTCGAGCTGAGTGCAATGGGATTGGCGACCTTCGGTTTAGCCATTCATTCCATTCCGATTCAGTTAAGTGCGTTGTTTCTGGTCGGCACGCAGGCGGCTCTGTTTGGGCCCTCGAAATATGGAATGCTGCCCGAACTCTTGCAGCACGAGCGCCTCTCCTGGGGAAATGGCGTTCTCGAATTGGGAACATTTCTTGCAATCATTTCGGGCACGGTAACCGGCGGAGTTCTTTCCGAGCGACTTCAGGGTACGGAGTATTACGCTGGCGGCTTGCTCATGGTTCTCGCTGTCGTTGGATTCTGCAGCAGTTTAGGTATCGCCAAGCTCGAACCGGCGGCTCCGGCGAAAAAGTTCCAGCCCAATTTCCTTGCCGATCTGTGGGGAAACATCGTTCGCATGAGGCACGACCGCGCACTTCTGCTCGCGGTGATCGGAAACACATATTTCTGGTTCTTGGGTTCTCTGCTGATTTCGACCATTCTGGTCTATGGCAGCGACATTCTGCATATCGGACCACAACGGACGGCTTACCTCAACACGGCGCTTTCGATCGGAATCGGAGTGGGTAGTCTTGCTGCCGGATATTTATCGGCGGGAAAAATCGAGTACGGATTAATTCCTCTCGGCGCCGTTGGCATGACGGTCGCCGGCGTGGCGCTCGGCCTGTCACATGGATCGTTTGCGGCGATTGCGGCGCTGCTCGCTGTTCTCGGCTTCTTCGCCGGTTTCTTTGCTGTGCCGGTGAATGCGCTGATCCAGCATCGTCCGAATGCGGATGAGAAGGGCGGAATCATCGCCGCCGCGAATCTGCTTTCCTTCGTGGGCATCGCACTCTCCGCCGGTGCTTATTACGTGCTCACACGCATAGGTGGTTTGGATCCGCACGGCGTTTTCCTCGCGGCCGCAGCGATTACCTTGATTGGCACGATCTATGTGCTGACGCTTCTGCCCGAATGGTTTCTGCGTCTGGTGCTTTGGTTTATCACCCGGACTGTCTATCGCGTAACGGTTCTAGGCAGAGAGAAGTTTCCCGAAAAGGGAGGAGCGCTGCTAGTCTCGAATCACATGTCGTTCGTAGATGCTCTCCTGCTGGTGGCGGCAACGGACCGTCCGATCCGCTTTCTCATCTTCCAGGATATCTACGACATGCCTCTGGTGAAGCCATGGGCCAAAATGGGCGGCGCGATTCCCATTTCGCCGGATTTGCGTCCGCGAGACATGATTCGTTCGTTGCGAACAGCCAGCGATGCGGTTCGCAATGGCGAGATCGTGTGTATCTTCGCCGAAGGACAGATCACGCGTACCGGACAGCTACTGCCTTTCCGGCGTGGCTTTGAGCGGATCATGAAAGGCGTCGAGGCGCCGATTATTCCGGTGAATCTCGCTGGAGTCTGGGGAAGCATCTTCAGCTTCGAACGCGGACGCTTCCTGTGGAAGATGCCACGGCGAATTCCGTATCCAGTTACCGTCAGCTTCGGCGATGCATTGCCGGGCACTGCAACGGCTCCGGAAGTTCGAAATGCGGTGCAACAGCTGCAGACTGCAGCGTTCGAGCAGAGTCGCAAGCACACTTGTACCCTCGATGGAGCATTTGTAAGCAGTGCACATCGGCACCCGCTGCGCTTCATGATGGCCGATGGCCAGACTCCCAAAGTCCGATTCTTGAAAGCTCTGTCAGGCTCCATTTTGCTGGCAAGAAAGTTGAAACAGCGTTGGGCTGATCAGGAGATGGTCGGGATTCTGCTGCCACCGTCAGTTGGTGGAGCGCTGGTGAACTATTCCGCGTCGTTGCTCGGGCGCGTGCCGGTGAACCTGAACTACACCGCCAATAATGAGGTCATAGCTTCCTGCGCGAAACAATGCAATCTGAAGACGGTCGTGACGGCGAAAGCCTTTCTCGAACGTCTTCCCAAAATGGAAGTTCCGGGCAAGACGATTCTGCTCGAGGACCTGACCGGCACTATCGGAGTTATAGACAAGTTCGTCGCGATCTTCTTCGCGCTGCTCCCATACGCTCTATTGAAGATGGGCTTAGGCGCAGGGAAGACGAACCTCGACGATCTCGCGACCGTCATCTTCTCCAGTGGTTCAACCGGCGATCCCAAGGGCGTTATGCTTACGCACTACAACATTGCGAGCAACATCAACCAGGTCTCGCAAGTCTTCCCGCTCGGACGTAAGGACAAGGTGTTAGGCATTCTGCCGTTCTTTCACTCGTTTGGATTTACTGCGACGCTGTGGCTGCCCGCGGTGAATGGCATTGGTGTCGTTTTCCACCCAAATCCGCTGGACGCCAGAGCGATCAGCATGCTGGTCGGTCGTTATCGCGTCACTTTCCTGATCGCAACGCCGACTTTTTTGCAAGCGTACATCCGACGCTGCTCGCCGGAGCACTTCGGGAGCCTCCAATACGTGCTCGCAGGCGCAGAAAAACTGCCGGAGCGCGTCGCGCTCGCATTCGAAGACACCTTCGGCATTCGTCCGCTCGAAGGATATGGCTGCACCGAATGCGCGCCGGTTGTGACGGTAAACGGACCTGATTTTCGAGCGGCAGGTTTTCGTCAAGTCGCTGCGCGCCGCGGCACGATTGGCCATCCGCTGCCGGGAGTCACAGTGCGAATCGTCGATCTTGAATCCGGAGAAGCAGTCGCGAACGGCCAATCAGGATTGCTGATGGTGAAGGGTCCGAACGTTATGAGAGGCTACCTTGGCCTTCCCGAGAAGACCACGGAGGTGCTGCGCGATGGCTGGTATACAACAGGCGATGTCGCCAGCATGGGCGAGGACGGCTTCATCACGATCACCGATCGCCTTTCTCGCTTCAGCAAAATCGGCGGCGAGATGGTTCCACACGTGAAGATTGAAGAGAAGCTCCAGGAACTAGCGAGTGTAACCGAGCAAGTGTTTGCCGTGACATCAGTACCGGACGAGAGGAAAGGCGAACGCATCGCGGTGCTGCACACGCTGCGGGAAGATCACCTCAATTCTGTGTTGGAGCAGCTGAGCCAAGCTGATCTGCCGCCGTTGTGGAAGCCGAAGCCCACCCAGTTCTTCTTCATCGAGGCATTACCGTATCTCGGCACAGGAAAGCTCGACCTGCGTGCGTTGAAGACTTTGGCGGAAAGAGAGCAGTCCGTCGGAATTGCGCGTTGA